From a region of the Vicugna pacos chromosome 35, VicPac4, whole genome shotgun sequence genome:
- the BAMBI gene encoding BMP and activin membrane-bound inhibitor homolog isoform X1: MRGGEWGGGALKAPQGSAAPLPASRLDALFGRTRPGGARLGSATGPRLPRRGGEGSEGGHAGPSRVSGEQKGSHAPEDAGQRPSCEDHGGGSQRQRLARPAAPEGHGRTGLREGERGRRRAPARSPRRRRRSEPRGRARLTRVWASSQAAGLSDRSLAANRAAPALPGRDWGGAGAGRCQAGSPRGALFTARSRADLGRRRRELAAGSFFALGVCASADWRAEGEPPERSLEPTRPRRRAERRSRDCRVGRCSARPPAALHAPAAARSRAPGSTYALRAPGAVGCSCAAAPGASGAAAAVGGRQWIATPATSSSGCSSNSAPWPCCSPKEEKLLLIFPLSKNKCF; the protein is encoded by the coding sequence ATGCGCggaggggagtggggggggggggcgctgaAAGCACCCCAGGGCTCCGCCGCCCCGCTTCCTGCCTCCCGCCTGGATGCCCTCTTCGGGCGCACGCGACCCGGCGGGGCACGCCTGGGGTCCGCCACTGGTCCCAGGCTCCCGCGGCGCGGCGGGGAGGGGTCTGAAGGCGGCCACGCGGGTCCCTCACGAGTTTCAGGGGAACAGAAAGGAAGCCACGCGCCGGAGGACGCCGGCCAGAGGCCGAGTTGTGAGGATCACGGAGGCGGgagccagaggcagaggctggctcGACCCGCTGCTCCCGAAGGTCACGGACGCACAGGCCTCCGCGAGGGGGAGCGCGGGAGACGGCGGGCGCCGGCCCGCAGCCCCAGACGCCGGCGCCGATCGGAGCCGCGGGGCAGAGCCCGCCTCACCCGCGTCTGGGCCAGCTCCCAGGCGGCGGGGCTGAGTGACCGGAGCTTGGCGGCCAATCGAGCGGCGCCGGCGCTGccggggcgggactggggcggggccggggcggggcggtgCCAGGCAGGCTCCCCGCGCGGGGCGCTATTTACAGCGCGGAGCCGGGCCGACCTAGGCCGGCGCAGGCGGGAGCTCGCGGCGGGCAGTTTCTTTGCGCTCGGGGTTTGCGCCTCTGCGGACTGGCGGGCCGAGGGGGAGCCTCCGGAGCGGAGCCTGGAGCCCACCCGCCCGCGGCGCCGAGCGGAGCGGAGGAGCCGGGACTGCAGAGTCGGACGGTGCTCGGCGCGCCCACCAGCCGCGCTCCATGCTCCGGCCGCGGCCCGGTCCCGCGCCCCGGGCAGCACCTATGCACTGCGCGCGCCGGGAGCCGTAGGCTGCAGCTGCGCCGCGGCTCCGGGAGCCAGCGGGGCCGCCGCGGCCGTGGGGGGGCGTCAATGGATCGCCACTCCAGCTACATCTTCATCTGGCTGCAGCTCGAACTCTGCGCCATGGCCGTGCTGCTCACCAAAG